The genome window CCCTACCCTACCTATGCGCATTGCCGTGGTGACTTCGCCCACAGGCGCGGCAGTGCGGGACTTTCTGCGCATCCTTCACCGCCGGAACTATAAAGGCGAAGTCGTGATCTTCCCCGCACGTGTGCAAGGCAAAGGCTCGGAAAAGGAAATCGCCACGATGCTCGAATATGCCGGCGCAAGTAAGGACTTTGACCTCGTCGTGATCACCCGAGGCGGTGGCAGTATCGAAGACCTTTGGGCATTTAACGAAGAAGTGCTCGCGCGCGCCGTCGTCGCTTGCCCGATTCCCGTCATTTCCGCAGTCGGCCACGAGATCGACATCGTATTGACAGACTATGTCGCGGACAAACGCGCCGAGACCCCTTCCGCCGCCGCCGAACTGATCTCTTCGCTCATGATCGAATCGGAGCAACGCCTCGAACAGGCCGAGAGCAACCTACGCTACTGGATCGAGACAGGCATTGCAGAGCGCCGCCAAAGCTTAGACGCACTTCAAGCGAAGATGCACATCATCGCGCCTGCGCGTCAGGTCGAAATGCTCGGCATGCAGCTTGATGATCTGGAGAACCGCCTCAGCCAATCGCTGCAAACACGCCTAACGCGTGAGCGCACAATGCTCGCCCAACAGTCGCAGCGTCTCGCAGAGCACCACCCTCGCATCAAAATAAGTCTCGCACGGCAAGCGCTCGAGAATCTCGACCGCCGCCTGAGCCGAGCCTCGAAAGTGGACATGCATACGAAGAGCGAGCACCTACTACATCTACAGAAGCGCCTAGAAAACGGCAGCTTAAACGCCACACTGAAGCGCGGGTTCGCGATCCTTCAGACCACCGACGGAGCGATTATCAGCAGTGCCGAAAGTGGCCAAGCAGAAGACCAGCTAACCGCTCGCTTAAACGACGGCGACCTCACGTTGAAGGTGCTCAAATAGAGCCACATTTTAGTGCGCCGAAAAGTGCGCTATTTTGAGGAACTGTTCCAAGAACGTCAGGTCTAGAATTGGTGAACACGTTTCATTTTTTAGAATACTGGATTTATTTCGGAACCTTTTTAGTGAAACGCGTTCTGAAATCAGCATAGGTTGGTTTTTTTCATTAAGTTAGTTAGGGTTAGTAAGCAGGCTCGACTCCTTTTATTAGGGGTCGAGCCTCAGCTTTTTTTAGAGGTCACGGCGGCATCAGCAGCACTCTCTGCCGAACTCGAATCGATTTGAATCGGACATCAGACCGTAAAGAAACTCCTAAAGAATAAAGCACTCGAAAAATCGACATAAATTCAGTTTACCTAATAAAATCTAGCCTCTAACGTCCACCGCATATGACCGAAGAATCAGGCGAGCCCAAACCGTTAAAATTGAAACTATCCAGCTCGAGGAGCCAACCGGACAAGCAAAAGAGTGCCCCGACTCCCCAAGAGAGCGCGCCCGTCCTTCCTCCTATCACACAAAAGGCAGATTCTAAGCCCACAGAAACCCTACGGACTGCTAGTCCGCAAGAAACTCCACCGCCCATCGCAGCGACAAAAGTAACTGAGCCAACTCCGGCACCCATTGTAGCAACTCCAGTAGTCGAACCAACGCCCCCCCCCATTGCAGCGACACCTGCGGTCGAACCAATTCCGACACCACCAACGAATCCACCTACATCCGCCCACGAGACTCCACCGCCACTCCCCAAAGAGCAGCCAATCCGCCTCCGTAGCGATGAGCCCAACCCCACAGCAAACAAGCCCATACCGATCCCCTCACCTCCCCCTAAAGACGATCCACTCGGCAGTATTTTAATCGTCGCGGCCCTACTCTTAATACTCGCCGCAGCCGCAGGCGGGATCTGGTATCTCTTCCAAAGCGATCAACCGGAAACCACCGAAGAATTAACGTCAGAAGAGGCGACTCTCAGTAACCCAATTACACGTGCCAAGATTACGATCGATAGCGCGGCGGATCGCATGCGCGAGGACGTGACCGACACTCAAGAAGCTCCAACTGCAGAAGCCGTCACCACCGCGAACGCTGAAGCTGCTACCGTGAAGGCAAGTGATGCTGCCGCCCAAGCTGCTGCTAATGCGAAAGCGGCTGCCGGAGCCGCCGCCAACGAAGCGCTCAAAGAAGCCGTGTCGCAATATCTTCAAAACGTCCACATCGGGGGCCTACGCACCGGAGCACGAGCCCGTATCATGCTCAATGGCGACAATTACAATATAAATGACACTGTCGATGCCGCCACCGGGCTCGTTTTCGTTGGAACACGTGACCAAAAGCTGCTGTTTAAAGATTCGAACGGAACGATATATGTTAAAAGCTTCTGATTGCACTCTCCTCAAAATTACTTTCTTATGTCTATAAATATGAAAGCGAAAGCAATAATCCTCTCTCTTCTAACACTCACCGTAGTCCTCTTTTCAGGCTGCACGACCCCCGTCGCAATCGATCCGATGACAGGGCAACAGCAGACTGCCAAATACAAGGGAGGCTACTTCTACGCGCCGATCGCCGATGACGCAGACGCCGTATTCCTAACTGCAATTCGTGCAATGGATGACATGGGGCTCCTTCGCACTGCCGAGCTCCACAAGAATGACTACATCATGATCTACGCACGTATGGTCGGTGACAAAGAAGTCGTCGTTCGTATCAAGCAAATCGCAGCTGGCGAGTCTCAGATCCGTATTCGCGTTGGCACTCTAGGTGACCTACCACAGTCACAAGTCATCTACGCGAAAATTCGCGACGAGATGTAATTGACCACACAAAACCTTTCCAAACCGCCTTTCCACTTGGATCGGCGGTTTTTTTATGTTCTCTTCACCCTCCTCAAAATCAACTTCCACACACTATCCACATATGAATGCACCATTTACCATTATAGGCGTCGGCAGCCCCATCGTCGATGCAATCGCCCAAGTAGAGAACAGCTTCATAGAGCAAATCGATGGCGATAAGGGCGGCATGGTGCTCGTCGATGCCACAGGAATTAACAAACTACTGGAAGCACTCCCCGCTCAACCCGTCAAAGCTCCAGGCGGCTCAGCCGGCAACACCCTCTTTGCGCTCGCTCGCATGGGCAGCCAAACCAGCTTTCTCGGCAAAACAGGCAACTGCTCCGAAGGTGAGTTCTATCGCGAACAATTCGCTAAGCTCGGCGGCGATTGCGCACGCTTCAAGATCGGAAATGTGCCCAACGGTCAATGCGTCTCCCTCGTCACACCTGATGGCGAACGCACGATGCGCACCAATCTCGGTGCAGCCATGACACTCGCCCCCGAAGAAATTTCGGCCGCCGACTTTGCAGGCTGCAATCACGCCCACATCGAAGGTTACCTCCTCTTTAATGAAGCGCTCATGATGCGCGTGCTCGAATCGGCTAACGAAGCAGGCTGCACCATCAGCCTCGACCTCGCCTCTTTCGAAGTCGTCAACGCCACCAGCGAAATCCTCCCAGATATCTTAAAGAACTACGTCGACATCGTCTTTGCCAACGAAGAAGAAGCCGAAGCCTTCACCGGTATCAAAGGCGATTACCCTGCAATGGCTAAAAAGCTCTCCAGATACTGCGACATCGCAGCAGTCAAAGTCGGCGCACATGGTTCCTACATCGCCCACGCCGGCACCATCACCAAAATCGAGCCAATGCATGCAGCCAAAGTGGTCGATACCACAGGCGCTGGCGATCTCTGGGCGGCTGGATTCCTACACGGATGGTCACAAGGTCAGTCCCTCTTTAAAGCCGCAAAGGCAGGCTCCATTCTCGGAGCCGCCGTCGTCCAAGTCCAAGGCAGCGTCCTTCCGCCGCATGTCTGGGATGACATCATGAGCGCCATCCACGCATAATGCCGACTCCTAATTCCTAATTCCTAATTCCTAATTCTCATGATCACCACTCTCATTGAAGGCATTGCCAAGCGTGCGCGCGCCGCATCGCTCGACCTCGCGACACTCTCCACTGAAGCGAAAAACCGTTTCCTAGAGCAATTAGCAACAGATCTCGTCGAGCAGACCGATGCCATCATCGAAGCCAATGCACTCGACCTCGAAGCGGCCAAGACCAACGGCCTCTCAGGCCCAATGCTAGAGCGCCTCAGCCTAACGGCCGAGCGCATCGCAGCCATGGCCGAAGGCGTGCAACAAGTCGCCGCCCTG of Lentimonas sp. CC4 contains these proteins:
- the xseA gene encoding exodeoxyribonuclease VII large subunit → MLDNLITPASEQVLKVTELTRQIKAQLEGRFTQIWVQGEVSNLRRQSSGHVYFSLKDAGSQLPCVLFARDAAQQGFQLEDGMEVLLFGSLSVYAPHGRYQLIAKMTVQSGQGRLQMEFERLKKKLAAEGLFEKSLKKPLPTLPMRIAVVTSPTGAAVRDFLRILHRRNYKGEVVIFPARVQGKGSEKEIATMLEYAGASKDFDLVVITRGGGSIEDLWAFNEEVLARAVVACPIPVISAVGHEIDIVLTDYVADKRAETPSAAAELISSLMIESEQRLEQAESNLRYWIETGIAERRQSLDALQAKMHIIAPARQVEMLGMQLDDLENRLSQSLQTRLTRERTMLAQQSQRLAEHHPRIKISLARQALENLDRRLSRASKVDMHTKSEHLLHLQKRLENGSLNATLKRGFAILQTTDGAIISSAESGQAEDQLTARLNDGDLTLKVLK
- a CDS encoding DUF3568 family protein, whose protein sequence is MKAKAIILSLLTLTVVLFSGCTTPVAIDPMTGQQQTAKYKGGYFYAPIADDADAVFLTAIRAMDDMGLLRTAELHKNDYIMIYARMVGDKEVVVRIKQIAAGESQIRIRVGTLGDLPQSQVIYAKIRDEM
- a CDS encoding adenosine kinase, whose translation is MNAPFTIIGVGSPIVDAIAQVENSFIEQIDGDKGGMVLVDATGINKLLEALPAQPVKAPGGSAGNTLFALARMGSQTSFLGKTGNCSEGEFYREQFAKLGGDCARFKIGNVPNGQCVSLVTPDGERTMRTNLGAAMTLAPEEISAADFAGCNHAHIEGYLLFNEALMMRVLESANEAGCTISLDLASFEVVNATSEILPDILKNYVDIVFANEEEAEAFTGIKGDYPAMAKKLSRYCDIAAVKVGAHGSYIAHAGTITKIEPMHAAKVVDTTGAGDLWAAGFLHGWSQGQSLFKAAKAGSILGAAVVQVQGSVLPPHVWDDIMSAIHA